Proteins from one Triticum aestivum cultivar Chinese Spring chromosome 7A, IWGSC CS RefSeq v2.1, whole genome shotgun sequence genomic window:
- the LOC123148332 gene encoding ABC transporter G family member 44: MDTGEAAFGVASLRLGSSYRERGGGDVFSRASSSSPGDDDDEEALMWASLERLPTHARVRKGIVVGDDGGGGGGGFVDVAGLGFQERTRLLDRLVRVAEEDHERFLLRLKQRIDRVGIDFPTIEVRYDHLNIEALAHVGNRGLPTFINTTLNSLETLANFLRIIPNKKIPINILHDVNGIIKPKRMTLLLGPPGSGKTTLLLALAGKLGSDLKVSGKVTYNGHGMNEFVAQRSAAYISQHDLHIAEMTVRETLAFSARCQGVGSRYDMLTELSRREKAANIKPDPDLDVYMKAISVGGQDTNIITDYILKILGLDICADTMVGDDMLRGISGGQRKRVTTGEMMVGAERALFMDEISTGLDSSTTYQIVKSLGLITNILSGTTVISLLQPAPETYNLFDDIILLSDGHIVYQGPREHVLEFFESMGFKCPDRKGVADFLQEVTSRKDQQQYWARSNRRYQYVPVKEFARAFQAFHVGQSLSVELSRPFDRSQCHPASLTTSTYGASKTELLRACIEREWLLMKRNMFVYRFRAFQLLVMTVIVMTLFLRTNMHHRTVNDGIVYLGALFFAIVAHMFNGFSELALATIKLPVFFKQRDYLFFPAWAYAIPTWILKIPISCVEVAITVFLGYYVIGFDPDVGRLFKQYLLLLFVNQMAAGLFRFIAALGRTMVVANTLASFALLVLLVLSGFVLSHHDVKKWWIWGYWMSPLQYAMSAIAVNEFLGDKWQRVLQGSNRTLGIDVLKSRGFFTEAKWYWIGVGALLGYVIVFNILFTLALSYLKPLGKSQQILSEDALKEKHASITGETPDGSISAVSGNINNSRRNSAAPEDSGRRGMVLPFAPLAVAFNNMRYSVDMPAEMKAQGVDEDRLLLLKGVSGSFKPGVLTALMGVSGAGKTTLMDVLAGRKTGGYIEGDISISGYPKKQETFARISGYCEQNDIHSPNVTVYESLVYSAWLRLPSDVGSETRKMFIEQVMELVELNSLRDALVGLPGVNGLSTEQRKRLTIAVELVANPSIIFMDEPTSGLDARAAAIVMRTVRNTVDTGRTVVCTIHQPSIDIFEAFDELFLMKRGGEEIYVGPLGHQSCDLIQYFEGIERVSKIKPGYNPATWMLEVTSQAQEDILGVSFAEVYKNSDLYQRNQSMIRDISRAPAGSKDLYFPTQYSQSSITQCMACLWKQHLSYWRNPQYTVVRFFFSLVVALMFGTIFWQLGGKRSRTQDLFNAMGSMYAAVLFMGISYSSSVQPVVAVERTVFYRERAAGMYSALPYAFGQVVVELPYVLVQSLAYGVIVYAMIGFQWDVKKFCWYLYFMYFTLLYFTYYGMLAVGLTPSYNIASIVSSFFYGVWNLFSGFVISRPTMPVWWRWYSWVCPVSWTLYGLVASQFGDLTEPLQDSGVPIDAFLKSFFGFQHDFLGVVAVVTAGFAVLFAVAFGLSIKVLNFQRR; this comes from the exons ATGGACACGGGGGAGGCGGCGTTCGGGGTGGCGAGCCTGCGGCTGGGCTCCTCGTAccgggagcgcggcggcggcgacgtcttCTCCCGGGCGTCGTCGTCGAGTCCgggcgacgatgacgacgaggaggcgctCATGTGGGCGTCGCTAGAGCGGCTGCCCACGCACGCCCGCGTCCGCAAGGGCATCGTCGTCGGGGAcgacggtggtggcggtggtggcgggttCGTCGACGTCGCCGGCCTCGGGTTCCAGGAGCGGACGCGCTTGCTCGACCGGCTTGTCCGCGTCGCCGAGGAGGACCACGAGCGCTTCTTGCTCAGGCTCAAGCAGAGAATCGACAG AGTTGGGATCGACTTTCCGACGATCGAAGTGCGATACGATCACCTCAACATCGAGGCGCTCGCACATGTGGGGAACAGAGGCttgcccaccttcatcaacaccacTCTGAATTCTCTAGAG ACATTAGCCAATTTTCTTCGTATAATTCCCAACAAGAAGATACCCATCAACATCCTGCATGATGTCAACGGAATTATCAAGCCAAAGAG GATGACGTTACTATTAGGGCCACCAGGATCAGGGAAGACTACACTGCTTCTCGCTTTGGCAGGGAAACTAGGCTCTGATCTAAAG GTTTCAGGAAAAGTAACATACAATGGGCATGGAATgaatgagtttgtggctcagagaTCAGCAGCTTACATATCCCAACATGACCTCCACATCGCCGAGATGACGGTACGGGAAACCTTAGCCTTCTCAGCCAGATGCCAAGGGGTTGGAAGTAGATACG ACATGCTTACTGAGCTATCAAGGAGGGAGAAAGCTGCAAATATCAAACCAGACCCAGATCTCGATGTCTACATGAAGGCAATATCAGTGGGCGGCCAGGATACAAATATCATCACCGATTACATCCTCAAG ATTTTAGGGCTTGACATTTGCGCTGACACCATGGTCGGAGATGATATGCTGAGAGGAATCTCAGGGGGGCAACGCAAACGTGTCACAACTG GTGAGATGATGGTCGGAGCGGAAAGAGCACTGTTCATGGATGAAATCTCCACTGGCCTGGATAGCTCTACCACATACCAGATAGTGAAATCACTTGGACTAATCACCAACATCCTCAGTGGCACAACTGTCATTTCCTTGTTGCAACCTGCACCAGAAACATATAATTTGTTTGATGACATAATCCTCTTGTCGGATGGTCACATTGTGTATCAAGGACCACGTGAACATGTGCTTGAATTCTTCGAATCCATGGGCTTCAAATGTCCTGACCGGAAAGGCGTCGCTGACTTTTTGCAAGAA GTGACATCAAGGAAAGATCAGCAACAATACTGGGCAAGGAGTAACCGAAGATACCAATACGTCCCAGTCAAGGAGTTTGCTCGTGCATTCCAGGCATTTCATGTTGGCCAGAGTTTATCTGTGGAGCTCTCTCGCCCTTTCGACAGGAGCCAGTGTCACCCTGCTTCACTAACGACCTCAACGTACGGTGCCAGCAAGACAGAGCTGCTGCGTGCGTGCATCGAGAGGGAGTGGCTGCTCATGAAAAGGAATATGTTTGTCTACCGCTTCCGGGCTTTTCAG CTTCTGGTGATGACAGTAATCGTGATGACACTGTTCCTGCGCACAAACATGCACCATCGTACAGTTAACGACGGCATTGTCTACCTGGGTGCTCTGTTCTTCGCTATAGTTGCCCACATGTTCAACGGTTTCTCTGAGCTAGCTTTGGCCACCATAAAGTTGCCGGTCTTCTTCAAGCAAAGAGATTACCTCTTCTTCCCTGCATGGGCTTACGCCATACCAACCTGGATCCTCAAGATACCGATATCTTGCGTCGAGGTCGCCATCACAGTATTCTTGGGTTACTACGTCATTGGGTTCGATCCAGATGTTGGAAG ACTGTTCAAGCAGTACTTGCTGCTGTTGTTTGTCAACCAGATGGCTGCAGGATTGTTCAGGTTTATCGCAGCATTGGGCAGGACCATGGTTGTTGCAAATACACTGGCATCCTTTGCACTTCTTGTGCTGCTCGTGCTCAGTGGATTCGTCCTGTCGCATC ATGATGTGAAGAAATGGTGGATCTGGGGCTACTGGATGTCACCTCTTCAGTACGCCATGAGTGCTATTGCTGTAAACGAGTTCCTTGGGGATAAATGGCAACGG GTTCTCCAGGGGTCCAACAGAACTCTAGGAATAGATGTGCTCAAGTCCAGGGGCTTTTTCACTGAGGCAAAATGGTACTGGATTGGCGTTGGGGCACTCCTGGGATACGTCATTGTGTTCAACATCCTCTTCACCCTCGCTCTAAGCTACCTTAAAC CGTTGGGGAAATCTCAGCAAATTCTTTCAGAGGATGCACTAAAGGAGAAGCATGCCAGTATCACTGGCGAAACTCCTGATGGCTCTATCTCTGCGGTCTCAG GGAACATCAACAACTCAAGGAGAAATTCTGCCGCCCCAGAAGACAGTGGTAGGAGGGGAATGGTCCTGCCATTTGCACCGCTTGCTGTTGCCTTCAACAACATGAGATATTCTGTTGACATGCCTGCG GAAATGAAAGCACAAGGTGTTGATGAAGATAGGCTGCTTCTGCTGAAGGGAGTCAGTGGCAGTTTCAAGCCGGGAGTCCTGACAGCGCTGATGGGGGTCAGCGGCGCCGGCAAGACCACGCTGATGGATGTGTTGGCGGGCAGGAAGACTGGAGGCTACATTGAAGGTGACATCTCAATCTCCGGCTACCCGAAGAAGCAGGAGACCTTTGCTCGTATCTCGGGTTACTGTGAGCAGAATGACATCCACTCACCAAATGTGACCGTGTATGAGTCCCTGGTCTACTCCGCATGGCTCAGATTGCCTTCCGATGTCGGGTCGGAAACAAGAAAG ATGTTCATAGAGCAAGTGATGGAGCTGGTAGAACTGAATTCACTGAGGGATGCGCTTGTTGGACTACCTGGAGTGAACGGCCTATCAACGGAGCAGAGGAAGAGGCTGACCATCGCGGTCGAGCTTGTCGCTAACCCCTCTATAATATTCATGGATGAGCCTACCTCTGGCCTTGATGCCAGGGCCGCGGCTATTGTCATGAGGACGGTGAGGAACACCGTCGACACAGGCAGGACAGTTGTTTGCACCATCCACCAGCCTAGCATCGACATTTTCGAAGCCTTCGATGAG CTGTTCCTGATGAAGAGAGGAGGGGAGGAGATATATGTGGGTCCTCTAGGGCACCAGTCGTGCGACCTCATCCAATACTTTGAG GGAATCGAACGGGTCAGCAAGATCAAACCAGGGTACAATCCGGCAACTTGGATGCTGGAAGTGACCTCACAGGCACAAGAAGACATACTAGGTGTCAGTTTCGCAGAAGTCTACAAGAACTCAGACCTGTACCA GAGAAACCAGAGCATGATCAGGGACATCAGCAGGGCCCCTGCTGGCTCCAAGGATCTCTACTTCCCGACGCAGTACTCGCAGAGCTCCATCACCCAATGCATGGCGTGTCTGTGGAAGCAGCACCTGTCCTACTGGAGGAACCCTCAGTACACCGTGGTccgcttcttcttctccctcgtcgTCGCGCTCATGTTCGGCACCATATTCTGGCAGCTTGGGGGCAAGAGGTCGAGGACGCAGGACCTGTTCAACGCGATGGGGTCCATGTACGCGGCGGTGCTCTTCATGGGGATCTCCTACTCGTCGTCGGTGCAGcccgtggtggcggtggagcggacGGTGTTCTACCGAGAGCGGGCCGCCGGGATGTACTCAGCGCTGCCATACGCGTTCGGACAGGTGGTGGTGGAGCTCCCCTACGTGCTGGTGCAGTCGTTGGCGTACGGGGTGATCGTCTACGCCATGATCGGCTTCCAGTGGGACGTCAAGAAGTTCTGCTGGTACCTCTACTTCATGTACTTCACGCTGCTCTACTTCACCTACTACGGCATGCTCGCCGTGGGGCTCACCCCCAGCTACAACATCGCCTCCATCGTCTCGTCCTTCTTCTACGGCGTGTGGAACCTCTTCTCGGGCTTCGTCATCTCGCGGCCGACGATGCCCGTGTGGTGGAGGTGGTACTCGTGGGTGTGCCCGGTGTCATGGACTCTCTACGGGCTGGTGGCCTCACAGTTCGGCGACCTCACGGAGCCTCTCCAGGACAGCGGCGTGCCCATCGACGCCTTCCTCAAGAGCTTCTTCGGATTCCAGCACGACTTCCTGGGTGTCGTCGCTGTCGTCACTGCCGGGTTCGCCGTCCTGTTCGCTGTCGCATTCGGTCTCTCCATCAAGGTGCTCAACTTCCAGAGAAGGTGA